In the Streptomyces sp. f51 genome, one interval contains:
- a CDS encoding enolase C-terminal domain-like protein, with protein sequence MQRQQPTITEFSVYPVAGRDCMELNLSGAHGPYFTRNVVVLKDSEGRTGLGEVPGGEKITRTLRDAGPLVVGTKVGDYQRVLRQIGERFGDRDAGGRGAQTFDLRTTVHAVTAVESALLDLLGQHLDVPVAALLGDGRQRDRVRVLGYLFFVGDPDRTDLPYARERGSDVDWYRLRHEEALTPDAIVRQAEAAHALYGFRDFKLKGGVLEGAEEVRTVRALKDRFPEARVTLDPNGAWSLREAIDLCGPLVGTLAYAEDPCGAEDGYSGREILAEFRRATGLPTATNMIATDWRQLTHALALQSVSIPLADPHFWTMRGSVRVAQLCNAMGLTWGCHSNNHFDISLAMVTHCGAAAPGPYNALDTHWIWQEGLERLTVDPPRIVGGEIALPEAPGLGVRLDMDRLLAAHELYLKEALGARDDAVAMRHLVPGWEFDAKRPALVR encoded by the coding sequence ATGCAGCGTCAGCAACCGACGATCACCGAGTTCTCCGTCTACCCCGTCGCCGGACGGGACTGCATGGAGCTGAACCTGTCGGGCGCCCACGGTCCGTACTTCACCCGCAACGTCGTGGTGCTCAAGGACTCCGAGGGGCGGACCGGGCTCGGCGAGGTTCCGGGCGGCGAGAAGATCACCCGCACGCTGCGCGACGCCGGGCCCCTGGTCGTCGGCACGAAGGTGGGCGACTACCAGCGGGTCCTGCGCCAGATCGGGGAGCGGTTCGGCGACCGTGACGCGGGGGGCCGCGGCGCCCAGACCTTCGACCTGCGCACGACCGTCCACGCGGTCACCGCCGTCGAGTCCGCCCTGCTCGACCTGCTCGGCCAGCACCTCGACGTTCCGGTCGCGGCCCTCCTCGGGGACGGACGGCAGCGCGACCGGGTGCGGGTGCTCGGCTACCTCTTCTTCGTCGGCGACCCGGACCGCACGGATCTGCCGTACGCCCGCGAGCGCGGCTCCGACGTGGACTGGTACCGGCTGCGGCACGAGGAGGCGCTCACGCCCGACGCGATCGTCCGGCAGGCCGAGGCGGCCCACGCGCTGTACGGATTCCGGGACTTCAAGCTCAAGGGCGGAGTCCTGGAGGGCGCCGAGGAGGTCAGGACCGTCCGCGCACTCAAGGACCGCTTCCCCGAGGCCCGCGTCACCCTCGACCCCAACGGCGCCTGGTCGCTGCGCGAGGCGATCGACCTGTGCGGGCCCCTGGTCGGCACGCTCGCCTACGCCGAGGACCCCTGCGGCGCCGAGGACGGCTACTCGGGACGGGAGATCCTGGCCGAGTTCCGCCGGGCGACGGGGCTGCCGACGGCGACCAACATGATCGCCACGGACTGGCGCCAGCTGACCCACGCCCTGGCCCTCCAGTCGGTCTCGATCCCGCTGGCCGATCCGCACTTCTGGACCATGCGGGGATCGGTGCGCGTGGCCCAGCTGTGCAACGCGATGGGGCTGACCTGGGGCTGCCACTCGAACAACCACTTCGACATCTCGCTCGCCATGGTCACCCACTGCGGAGCGGCCGCGCCCGGCCCGTACAACGCCCTCGACACCCACTGGATCTGGCAGGAGGGTCTGGAGCGGCTCACGGTCGACCCGCCGCGGATCGTCGGCGGCGAGATCGCGCTGCCGGAGGCACCCGGCCTGGGCGTCCGGCTCGACATGGACCGGTTGCTCGCCGCGCACGAGCTGTATCTGAAGGAGGCGCTCGGCGCCCGTGACGACGCGGTCGCCATGCGTCACCTCGTGCCGGGCTGGGAGTTCGACGCCAAGCGCCCCGCCCTGGTGCGCTGA
- the paaK gene encoding phenylacetate--CoA ligase PaaK: MAGSTDAKGLLDAGERLDLEELRALQLERLRASLRHAYENVPFYRESFDKAGLRPDDCRSLADLARFPFTVKADLRENYPYGMFAVPQDEIRRLHASSGTTGRPTVVGYTENDLSMWADMVARSIRAAGGRPGDKVHIAYGYGLFTGGLGAHYGAERLGCTVIPASGGMTARQVQLIQDLKPEIIMVTPSYMLTLLDEFERQGVDPRGTSLRVGVFGAEPWTEEMRREIEERFAIDAVDIYGLSEVIGPGVAQECVETKDGLHIWEDHFYPEVVDPITGEVLPDGEEGELVFTSLTKEAMPVIRYRTRDLTRLLPGTARVFRRMEKITGRSDDMVILRGVNLFPTQIEEIVLRTPGVAPHFQLRLTREGRLDALTVRAEARSGATPEAREAAARAITAGVKDGIGVSVTVEIVEPESLERSVGKLKRIVDLRPRA; this comes from the coding sequence ATGGCGGGCTCGACGGACGCGAAGGGCCTGCTCGACGCGGGCGAGCGGCTGGACCTGGAGGAACTGCGGGCGCTCCAGCTGGAGCGGCTGCGCGCGTCGCTGCGGCACGCCTACGAGAACGTCCCCTTCTACCGGGAGTCCTTCGACAAGGCCGGACTGCGCCCCGACGACTGCCGCTCGCTCGCCGACCTGGCCCGGTTCCCCTTCACGGTGAAGGCGGATCTGCGGGAGAACTACCCGTACGGGATGTTCGCCGTTCCGCAGGACGAGATCCGGCGCCTGCACGCGTCGAGCGGGACGACCGGACGGCCCACGGTCGTCGGCTACACGGAGAACGACCTGTCCATGTGGGCCGACATGGTGGCCCGTTCGATCCGCGCGGCGGGCGGCCGGCCCGGCGACAAGGTCCACATCGCCTACGGCTACGGCCTGTTCACGGGCGGACTCGGCGCCCACTACGGCGCGGAGCGCCTCGGCTGTACGGTGATCCCCGCGTCCGGGGGCATGACGGCCCGTCAAGTGCAGCTGATCCAGGACCTGAAGCCCGAGATCATCATGGTGACGCCCTCGTACATGCTGACCCTTCTGGACGAGTTCGAGCGCCAGGGCGTGGACCCGCGGGGCACCTCGCTGCGGGTCGGCGTGTTCGGCGCCGAGCCGTGGACCGAGGAGATGCGCCGCGAGATCGAGGAGCGGTTCGCGATCGACGCGGTCGACATCTACGGACTCTCGGAGGTCATCGGACCCGGTGTCGCCCAGGAGTGCGTGGAGACCAAGGACGGACTGCACATCTGGGAGGACCACTTCTACCCGGAGGTCGTCGACCCGATCACCGGCGAGGTGCTTCCCGACGGCGAGGAGGGCGAGCTGGTCTTCACCTCGCTCACCAAGGAGGCCATGCCCGTGATCCGTTACCGGACCCGGGACCTGACGCGCCTGCTGCCGGGGACGGCGCGGGTCTTCCGCCGGATGGAGAAGATCACCGGGCGCAGTGACGACATGGTGATCCTGCGCGGGGTCAATCTCTTCCCGACGCAGATCGAGGAGATCGTGCTGCGGACACCGGGAGTCGCCCCGCACTTCCAGCTGCGGCTGACCCGCGAGGGCCGCCTCGACGCGCTCACCGTGCGGGCGGAGGCCCGGTCCGGCGCCACCCCCGAGGCACGCGAGGCGGCGGCGCGGGCGATCACCGCGGGCGTCAAGGACGGGATCGGCGTCTCGGTCACGGTGGAGATCGTCGAACCGGAGTCCCTGGAGCGGTCGGTGGGCAAGCTGAAGCGGATCGTGGACCTGCGCCCGCGCGCCTGA
- a CDS encoding acyl-CoA synthetase, translating to MKPGHGSTVDGVLRRSARRTPARRAVDYRERSWTYAELDEAVSRAATALLDEGLSPGDRVGAYGHNSDAYLIGFLACARAGLVHVPVNQNLTGDDLAYIVGQSGCSLVLTDPDLAGRLPEGVRTLPLRDADDSLLVRLETARPYDGEEPRADTLVQLLYTSGTTALPKGAMMTHRALVHEYLSAITALDLSAGDLPVHSLPLYHSAQMHVFLLPYLAVGASNTILDAPDGGQIFDLIEAGRADSLFAPPTVWIGLSNRPDFAERDLSGLRKAYYGASIMPVPVLERLRERLPKLAFYNCFGQSEIGPLATVLGPDEHKGRMDSCGTPVLFVDARVVDEDGKDVPDGTPGEVVYRSPQLCEGYWDKPEETAEAFRDGWFHSGDLAVRDAHGYFTVVDRVKDVINSGGVLVASRQVEDALYTHESVAEVAVVGLPDERWIEAVTAVVVPRGEVTEDELIAHAREKLAHFKAPKRVLFVEELPRNASGKILKRELRDRFGRERRTGE from the coding sequence ATGAAGCCTGGACACGGCAGTACGGTCGACGGGGTGCTGCGCCGCAGCGCCCGGCGCACACCGGCGCGGCGCGCCGTCGACTACCGAGAGCGCTCCTGGACGTACGCGGAACTCGACGAGGCCGTCTCCCGCGCGGCGACCGCCCTCCTCGACGAGGGGCTGTCCCCCGGGGACCGTGTGGGCGCCTACGGCCACAACTCGGACGCCTATCTGATCGGCTTCCTCGCCTGCGCCCGCGCCGGACTCGTCCACGTGCCGGTCAACCAGAACCTGACGGGCGACGACCTCGCCTACATCGTCGGCCAGTCGGGATGCTCCCTGGTCCTGACCGACCCCGACCTCGCGGGCCGGCTCCCGGAGGGCGTACGGACCCTGCCGCTGCGCGACGCCGACGACTCGCTCCTCGTACGGCTGGAGACGGCACGCCCGTACGACGGTGAGGAGCCGCGCGCCGACACGCTCGTGCAGTTGCTCTACACCTCGGGCACGACCGCCCTGCCCAAGGGCGCGATGATGACCCACCGCGCGCTGGTGCACGAGTACCTGAGCGCGATCACCGCGCTCGACCTGAGCGCGGGCGACCTGCCGGTGCACTCGCTGCCGCTCTACCACTCGGCGCAGATGCACGTGTTCCTGCTGCCCTATCTCGCGGTCGGCGCCTCGAACACGATCCTCGACGCGCCGGACGGCGGACAGATCTTCGACCTGATCGAGGCGGGCCGGGCGGACAGCCTGTTCGCCCCGCCCACCGTCTGGATCGGCCTGTCGAACCGGCCCGACTTCGCCGAACGCGACCTGAGCGGGCTGCGCAAGGCGTACTACGGCGCCTCGATCATGCCGGTTCCCGTCCTGGAACGGCTGCGCGAGCGGCTGCCGAAGCTGGCCTTCTACAACTGCTTCGGCCAGAGCGAGATCGGCCCCCTCGCCACCGTCCTCGGGCCCGACGAGCACAAGGGCCGGATGGACTCGTGCGGCACGCCGGTGCTGTTCGTGGACGCGCGGGTCGTCGACGAGGACGGCAAGGACGTGCCCGACGGGACACCGGGTGAAGTCGTCTACCGCTCACCGCAGTTGTGCGAGGGCTACTGGGACAAGCCCGAGGAGACGGCCGAGGCGTTCCGCGACGGCTGGTTCCACTCGGGCGACCTCGCCGTGCGCGACGCCCACGGCTACTTCACCGTGGTGGACCGGGTGAAGGACGTCATCAACTCCGGTGGTGTCCTGGTCGCGTCCCGGCAGGTCGAGGACGCGTTGTATACGCACGAGTCGGTCGCCGAGGTGGCCGTCGTCGGACTTCCCGACGAGCGCTGGATCGAGGCCGTCACCGCGGTCGTCGTCCCCCGGGGCGAGGTCACCGAGGACGAACTGATCGCCCACGCACGCGAGAAGCTCGCCCACTTCAAGGCGCCCAAGCGGGTCCTGTTCGTGGAGGAGCTGCCGCGCAACGCCAGCGGGAAGATCCTCAAGCGGGAACTGCGGGACCGGTTCGGCCGGGAGCGGCGGACAGGGGAGTAG
- a CDS encoding acyl-CoA synthetase codes for MTTSPNGFWAQAGADPERVVLVTPSGEEWTAGRLHAAANGLVHGLRAAGLERGDSFAVVLPNGVEFLVAYLAASQAGLYLVPVNHHLVGPEIAWIVSDSGAKVLIAHERFADAARHAADEAKLPAERRYAVGEIEGFRPYGELLDGQPGSAPADRTLGWVMNYTSGTTGRPRGIRRPLPGKLPEESYLGGFLAIFGIRPYDDNVHLVCSPLYHTAVLQFAGASLHIGHRLVLMDKWTPEEMLRVIDAHRCTHTHMVPTQFHRLLALPDEVKARYDVTSMRHAIHGAAPCPDHVKRAMITWWGECVEEYYAASEGGGAFATAEDWLKKPGTVGKAWPISELAVFDDDGNRLPPGELGTVYMKMSTGGFSYHKDETKTRKNRIGDFFTVGDLGLLDEDGYLFLRDRKIDMIISGGVNIYPAEIEAALLSHPAVADAAAFGIPHDDWGEEVKAVVEAAPGHEAGPALAADILAHCERQLARYKRPRSIDFIAAMPRDPNGKLYKRRLRDPYWQGRTRAM; via the coding sequence ATGACCACCTCACCCAACGGCTTCTGGGCCCAGGCAGGCGCCGACCCCGAGCGCGTCGTCCTGGTCACCCCCTCCGGCGAGGAATGGACCGCCGGACGTCTGCACGCGGCGGCCAACGGGCTCGTCCACGGGCTGCGCGCGGCCGGCCTCGAACGCGGCGACTCCTTCGCCGTCGTGCTGCCCAACGGCGTCGAGTTCCTCGTCGCCTACCTCGCCGCCTCGCAGGCCGGTCTCTATCTCGTCCCCGTCAACCACCACCTCGTCGGGCCCGAGATCGCCTGGATCGTCTCCGACTCGGGGGCCAAGGTCCTCATCGCGCACGAACGGTTCGCCGACGCCGCACGGCACGCCGCGGACGAGGCGAAACTCCCCGCCGAGCGGCGGTACGCCGTCGGAGAGATCGAGGGCTTCAGGCCGTACGGCGAACTCCTCGACGGACAGCCCGGATCGGCGCCCGCCGACCGCACGCTCGGCTGGGTCATGAACTACACCTCCGGCACCACGGGCCGGCCGCGCGGCATCCGGCGCCCGCTGCCCGGCAAGCTCCCCGAGGAGTCGTACCTCGGCGGCTTCCTCGCCATCTTCGGCATCAGGCCCTACGACGACAACGTCCACCTCGTCTGCTCGCCGCTGTACCACACCGCCGTCCTCCAGTTCGCGGGCGCCTCCCTGCACATCGGCCACCGGCTGGTCCTGATGGACAAGTGGACGCCCGAGGAGATGCTGCGGGTCATCGACGCGCACCGCTGCACGCACACCCACATGGTGCCGACCCAGTTCCACCGGCTGCTGGCCCTCCCCGACGAGGTGAAGGCCCGCTACGACGTCACCTCCATGCGGCACGCCATCCACGGCGCCGCCCCGTGCCCCGACCATGTGAAACGGGCCATGATCACGTGGTGGGGCGAGTGCGTCGAGGAGTACTACGCGGCCAGCGAGGGCGGCGGCGCCTTCGCCACCGCCGAGGACTGGCTGAAGAAGCCCGGCACCGTCGGCAAGGCCTGGCCCATCAGCGAACTGGCCGTCTTCGACGACGACGGCAACCGGCTGCCGCCCGGCGAACTCGGCACCGTCTACATGAAGATGAGCACCGGTGGATTCTCGTACCACAAGGACGAGACCAAGACCCGCAAGAACCGCATCGGAGACTTCTTCACCGTCGGCGACCTCGGCCTGCTCGACGAGGACGGCTATCTCTTCCTCCGCGACCGCAAGATCGACATGATCATCTCGGGCGGGGTCAACATCTATCCGGCCGAGATCGAGGCGGCGCTGCTCTCCCACCCGGCCGTCGCCGACGCGGCCGCCTTCGGCATCCCGCACGACGACTGGGGCGAGGAGGTCAAGGCCGTGGTCGAGGCCGCCCCGGGACACGAGGCCGGACCTGCGCTCGCCGCGGACATCCTCGCCCACTGCGAGCGGCAACTCGCCCGCTACAAGCGGCCCAGGAGCATCGACTTCATCGCGGCCATGCCCCGCGACCCCAACGGGAAGCTGTACAAGCGCCGGCTGCGCGATCCCTACTGGCAGGGCCGCACCCGGGCGATGTGA
- a CDS encoding nitronate monooxygenase, whose protein sequence is MQTELSKELGVEHAVFGFTPFPAVAAAISRAGGFGVLGAVRYTAPTDLERDLDWIEANVGGMPYGLDVVMPAKKVEGVTEADVEAMIPEGHRQFVKDTLAKYGVPELDEGEASGWRITGWMEQVARGQLDVAFDYPIKLLANALGSPPADVVRRAHDKGVLVAALAGSARHARKHAEAGIDVVVAQGYEAGGHTGDIASMVLTPEVVDAVGPLPVLAAGGIGSGQQVAAALSLGAQGVWLGSVWLTVTEADMHSPAVTRKLLAAGSGDTVRSRALTGKPARQLRTEWTDAWDDPAGPGTLPMPLQGLLVADAVSRIQKYEVEPLLGTPVGQIVGRMNSERSVQEVFDDLTRGFEHAVDRINRIAGRGEQA, encoded by the coding sequence ATGCAGACGGAGCTGAGCAAGGAACTGGGAGTCGAGCACGCCGTCTTCGGCTTCACGCCGTTCCCCGCCGTCGCCGCGGCCATCAGTCGCGCGGGCGGATTCGGCGTGCTCGGCGCGGTCCGCTACACCGCCCCCACGGACCTGGAGCGCGACCTCGACTGGATCGAGGCGAACGTCGGCGGCATGCCCTACGGCCTGGACGTCGTCATGCCCGCCAAGAAGGTCGAGGGGGTCACCGAGGCCGACGTCGAGGCGATGATCCCCGAGGGGCACCGCCAGTTCGTCAAGGACACCCTCGCCAAGTACGGCGTGCCCGAGCTCGACGAGGGCGAGGCGTCCGGCTGGCGCATCACCGGCTGGATGGAACAGGTCGCCCGCGGCCAGCTCGACGTCGCCTTCGACTACCCGATCAAACTGCTGGCCAACGCGCTGGGTTCACCGCCCGCCGACGTCGTCCGGCGCGCCCACGACAAGGGCGTGCTCGTCGCGGCGCTCGCCGGCAGCGCCCGGCACGCGCGCAAGCACGCCGAGGCGGGCATCGACGTCGTCGTCGCCCAGGGCTACGAGGCCGGCGGCCACACGGGGGACATCGCCTCGATGGTGCTCACGCCCGAAGTCGTCGACGCCGTGGGCCCGTTGCCCGTCCTGGCGGCCGGCGGCATCGGCAGCGGACAGCAGGTGGCCGCCGCACTGAGCCTCGGCGCCCAGGGCGTGTGGCTCGGCTCGGTCTGGCTCACCGTGACGGAGGCCGACATGCACTCGCCCGCCGTCACCCGCAAACTGCTCGCGGCCGGCTCCGGCGACACCGTCCGCTCGCGCGCCCTGACCGGCAAGCCCGCACGGCAGCTGCGCACCGAGTGGACCGACGCCTGGGACGACCCGGCCGGCCCCGGCACGCTCCCCATGCCGCTCCAGGGACTCCTCGTCGCCGACGCCGTCTCCCGCATCCAGAAGTACGAGGTCGAGCCGCTGCTGGGCACACCGGTCGGGCAGATCGTCGGCCGGATGAACAGCGAGCGCTCCGTCCAGGAGGTCTTCGACGATCTGACGCGGGGCTTCGAGCACGCCGTCGACCGCATCAACCGCATCGCGGGCAGGGGAGAACAGGCATGA
- a CDS encoding NAD(P)/FAD-dependent oxidoreductase, producing the protein MPVHEGYDVVIVGGGHNGLVAAAYLARAGRSVLVLERLGTTGGAAVSTRPFAGVDARLSRYSYLVSLLPRKIVRDLGLDFRVRGRTVSSYTPVERGGRPTGLLVGGGERRTREAFAKLTGSEREYEAWQRFYGMTGRVARRVFPTLTEPLPTREELRARVDDEDAWRILFEEPVGAAVEEYFADDLVRGVVLTDALIGTFADAHDPSLRQNRCFLYHVIGGGTGNWDVPVGGMGALTDAITGAARAAGAVIETGHEVLRIDTDGESAEITFRTADGEGVVAARHVLVNASPQELAHLTGDEQPAPAEGAQLKVNMLLKRLPRLRDTSVDPREAFSGTFHIAEGYEQLAAAHAQAAAGELPAAPPSEIYCHSLTDPSILGRDLVERGYQTLTLFGLHTPARLFERDNDAVREELLKSTLAQLDAHLAEPLADCLATDADGRPCIEAKTPLDLERDLRLPGGNIFHRDLAFPYAQEGTGRWGVETRHANVMLCGAGAVRGGGVSGVPGHNAAKAVLESLGGKD; encoded by the coding sequence ATGCCTGTACACGAGGGATATGACGTCGTGATCGTCGGCGGAGGCCACAACGGACTGGTCGCGGCCGCCTATCTGGCCAGGGCCGGGCGGTCCGTGCTGGTCCTTGAGCGCCTGGGCACCACCGGGGGCGCCGCCGTGTCCACCCGGCCGTTCGCGGGGGTCGACGCGCGGCTGTCGCGCTACTCGTACCTGGTGAGCCTGCTGCCCCGCAAGATCGTGCGGGATCTGGGCCTCGACTTCCGGGTCCGGGGCCGGACGGTCTCCTCGTACACGCCCGTCGAGCGCGGCGGACGGCCCACCGGGCTGCTCGTCGGCGGCGGCGAGCGGCGCACCCGCGAGGCGTTCGCCAAGCTGACGGGATCGGAGCGCGAGTACGAGGCGTGGCAGCGCTTCTACGGGATGACCGGCCGGGTCGCCCGGCGGGTGTTCCCGACGCTCACCGAACCGCTGCCCACCCGCGAGGAGTTGAGGGCGCGCGTCGACGACGAGGACGCCTGGCGGATCCTCTTCGAGGAGCCGGTCGGCGCGGCGGTCGAGGAGTACTTCGCCGACGACCTCGTCCGCGGTGTCGTGCTCACCGACGCGCTCATCGGCACCTTCGCCGACGCCCACGACCCCTCGCTGCGGCAGAACCGCTGCTTCCTCTACCACGTGATCGGCGGGGGCACCGGGAACTGGGACGTGCCCGTCGGCGGCATGGGCGCCCTCACCGACGCGATCACCGGCGCCGCCCGCGCGGCGGGCGCGGTGATCGAGACCGGCCACGAGGTGCTGCGGATCGACACGGACGGGGAGTCCGCCGAGATCACCTTCCGGACGGCGGACGGAGAGGGTGTCGTCGCGGCTCGTCACGTGCTGGTGAACGCCTCGCCGCAGGAGCTCGCGCACCTCACCGGGGACGAGCAGCCGGCCCCCGCAGAGGGTGCGCAGCTCAAGGTGAACATGCTGCTCAAGCGGCTGCCGAGGCTCCGCGACACCTCCGTCGACCCGCGCGAGGCGTTCTCCGGGACCTTCCACATCGCCGAGGGGTACGAGCAGTTGGCGGCCGCGCACGCGCAGGCCGCGGCCGGCGAGCTGCCCGCCGCGCCGCCCTCGGAGATCTACTGCCACTCGCTCACCGACCCCAGCATCCTGGGCCGGGACCTGGTCGAGCGGGGATACCAGACCCTCACCCTCTTCGGCCTCCACACGCCCGCCCGGCTCTTCGAGCGTGACAACGACGCCGTACGCGAGGAGTTGCTGAAGTCGACGCTGGCCCAGCTCGACGCGCATCTCGCCGAGCCGCTCGCCGACTGCCTGGCCACGGACGCGGACGGGCGGCCCTGCATCGAGGCGAAGACCCCGCTCGACCTGGAGCGGGATCTGCGCCTGCCGGGCGGCAACATCTTCCACCGCGACCTCGCCTTCCCCTACGCCCAGGAGGGGACCGGCCGTTGGGGCGTGGAGACCCGGCACGCGAACGTGATGCTGTGCGGGGCGGGCGCGGTGCGCGGAGGCGGGGTGAGCGGCGTCCCGGGTCACAACGCGGCGAAGGCGGTGCTGGAGTCCCTGGGCGGCAAGGACTGA
- a CDS encoding DUF6596 domain-containing protein gives MDEALLRSLTPGVLAVLVRRGADFAAAEDAVQDALVEAVRVWPRDEPRDPKGWLVTVAWRRFLDATRADAARRRREDLVEEEPAAAGPVTGFDDTLQLYFLCAHPSLTPSSAVALTLRAVGGLTTRQIARAYLVPEATMAQRISRAKRTVSGVRLDRHGDVSTVLRVLYLVFNEGYSGDVDLVAEAIRLTRQLAAQVDHPEVAGLLALMLLHHARRPARTAPDGSLVPLARQDRGRWDTRAIAEGVAILQPALARDRLGEFQAQAAIAALHADAPTAEETDWVQIVEWYDELARLTDSPVVRLNRAVAVGEADGPRAGLAALAALDDTVPRHTAVAAYLHERDGDLDRAARLYAEAALKAPDLAERDHLTRQAARLNHRGGR, from the coding sequence ATGGACGAGGCCCTGCTCAGGAGCCTCACGCCCGGTGTGCTCGCCGTCCTCGTCCGCCGCGGAGCCGACTTCGCGGCGGCCGAGGACGCCGTCCAGGACGCCCTCGTCGAGGCCGTCCGGGTCTGGCCGCGGGACGAGCCGAGGGACCCGAAGGGCTGGCTGGTCACCGTGGCCTGGCGCCGGTTCCTCGACGCGACCCGGGCGGACGCCGCCCGACGCCGGCGGGAGGATCTCGTCGAGGAGGAACCGGCGGCGGCGGGACCGGTGACGGGTTTCGACGACACGCTCCAGCTCTACTTCCTGTGCGCCCACCCGTCACTGACACCGTCGTCCGCCGTCGCGCTCACCCTGCGGGCCGTCGGCGGACTCACCACGCGCCAGATCGCCCGGGCCTACCTGGTCCCCGAGGCGACGATGGCGCAGCGCATCAGCCGGGCCAAACGCACGGTGTCCGGCGTCCGGCTCGACCGGCACGGTGACGTCTCCACCGTGCTGCGCGTCCTCTACCTCGTCTTCAACGAGGGCTACTCCGGCGACGTCGACCTCGTCGCCGAGGCCATCCGGCTGACCCGGCAGCTCGCGGCCCAGGTCGACCATCCCGAGGTGGCGGGGCTGCTCGCCCTCATGCTGCTCCACCACGCCAGGCGCCCGGCCCGGACCGCGCCCGACGGCAGTCTCGTGCCGCTGGCCCGGCAGGACCGGGGCCGGTGGGACACCCGGGCGATCGCCGAGGGGGTCGCGATCCTCCAGCCGGCACTCGCCCGCGACCGGCTGGGCGAGTTCCAGGCCCAGGCCGCCATCGCCGCTCTGCACGCCGACGCGCCCACCGCCGAGGAGACCGACTGGGTCCAGATCGTCGAGTGGTACGACGAACTCGCGCGGCTGACCGACAGTCCCGTCGTCCGGCTCAACCGCGCGGTGGCCGTCGGTGAGGCCGACGGACCGCGCGCCGGTCTGGCCGCGCTGGCGGCGCTGGACGACACGGTGCCCCGTCACACCGCCGTGGCCGCGTACCTGCACGAGCGCGACGGCGACCTGGACAGGGCGGCACGGCTCTACGCGGAGGCCGCGCTGAAGGCACCCGACCTGGCCGAACGCGACCATCTGACCCGCCAGGCCGCCCGTCTCAACCACCGCGGGGGACGCTGA
- a CDS encoding YciI family protein → MAKYLLLKHYRGAPAAVNDVPMAQWTPEEISAHIQYMNDFAARLEKTGEFVDGQALAPEGQWVRYDGEGRPPVTDGPFAETKDLIAGWMVIDVDTHERAVELAGELSAAPGAGGKPIHEWLEVRPFLTASHTVTE, encoded by the coding sequence ATGGCCAAGTACCTGCTTCTCAAGCACTACCGTGGCGCCCCGGCGGCGGTCAACGACGTGCCCATGGCGCAGTGGACCCCGGAGGAGATCTCCGCGCACATCCAGTACATGAACGACTTCGCGGCCCGGCTGGAGAAGACCGGCGAGTTCGTCGACGGACAGGCGCTCGCGCCCGAGGGGCAGTGGGTCCGCTACGACGGTGAGGGCCGTCCGCCCGTCACCGACGGTCCGTTCGCCGAGACCAAGGACCTGATCGCCGGCTGGATGGTGATCGACGTCGACACCCACGAGCGTGCCGTCGAACTGGCCGGGGAACTGTCGGCCGCGCCCGGCGCCGGCGGGAAGCCGATCCACGAGTGGCTGGAGGTACGCCCGTTCCTGACCGCGTCCCACACGGTCACGGAGTGA